One region of Saliniramus fredricksonii genomic DNA includes:
- the tilS gene encoding tRNA lysidine(34) synthetase TilS, whose translation MTPQDPANTDDGAPLLPEAGAALIAAALAPGEKTLVAAVSGGPDSTVLMHAVAALVARGEGHRVTIVSIDHGLRPESTGEAAEVVAQAAALGLAARARRWEHDAAPAVGIQQAARAARYRLLADEARAAQAPIVLTAHTQDDQAETVLMRLCAGSGIDGLAGMAERAPLDAVAGEAGTGITLVRPFLGIAKARLIAACEDFGWWHVRDPANTDFRHTRARLRALLPALAQEGLTASRLTRLARRASETREALDHAAEVLFTRARLAACDGALTLDGAVLRDAPVAIARRVLQRAFLACGGGAAGAHGYGPGLEKIEALTSALQQALRQGKALPGRTLAGIRLACTTDGTVSLSRAGPRRAVRQ comes from the coding sequence GTGACGCCGCAAGATCCCGCGAATACGGATGATGGCGCGCCGCTCCTGCCCGAAGCAGGTGCGGCGCTGATCGCCGCCGCGCTCGCGCCGGGCGAAAAAACCCTCGTCGCCGCCGTATCGGGCGGTCCGGATTCCACCGTCCTGATGCATGCCGTCGCGGCGCTGGTGGCGCGTGGTGAAGGCCATCGCGTCACCATCGTGAGCATTGATCACGGCTTGCGCCCCGAGAGCACCGGCGAGGCCGCCGAGGTCGTCGCACAGGCGGCGGCGCTCGGGCTTGCGGCAAGAGCGCGTCGCTGGGAGCATGACGCGGCCCCTGCGGTCGGGATCCAGCAGGCGGCCCGCGCCGCACGCTATCGCCTGCTTGCCGACGAAGCCCGCGCAGCGCAGGCACCAATCGTCCTCACCGCGCATACGCAGGACGACCAGGCCGAGACGGTCCTGATGCGGCTTTGCGCCGGCAGCGGCATTGACGGGCTCGCGGGCATGGCGGAACGCGCGCCACTCGATGCCGTCGCCGGAGAGGCCGGGACCGGCATCACGCTGGTGCGTCCGTTTCTGGGCATCGCCAAGGCGAGACTGATCGCGGCCTGCGAAGATTTCGGCTGGTGGCATGTGCGTGATCCGGCCAACACGGATTTTCGCCATACCCGCGCCCGGCTGCGCGCCTTGCTGCCCGCTCTGGCGCAGGAGGGCCTCACGGCGTCACGCCTGACCCGTCTGGCGCGGCGCGCAAGCGAGACCCGCGAGGCGCTGGATCACGCGGCGGAGGTTCTGTTCACACGGGCGCGTCTCGCCGCTTGCGACGGCGCGCTGACCCTTGATGGCGCGGTGCTGCGCGATGCCCCGGTCGCGATCGCCCGGCGCGTCTTGCAACGCGCCTTCCTCGCCTGCGGCGGGGGCGCTGCCGGGGCACATGGCTATGGCCCCGGCCTGGAGAAGATCGAGGCCCTGACCAGCGCGCTGCAACAGGCGCTGCGGCAGGGCAAGGCGCTGCCGGGGCGCACACTCGCCGGGATTCGTCTCGCCTGCACGACCGACGGCACGGTCAGCCTGAGCCGGGCCGGGCCACGACGCGCCGTGCGGCAGTAA